A single window of Phaenicophaeus curvirostris isolate KB17595 chromosome 7, BPBGC_Pcur_1.0, whole genome shotgun sequence DNA harbors:
- the COPS8 gene encoding COP9 signalosome complex subunit 8, protein MPVAVMAENSFSFKKLLEQCETQELEAPGGIATPLVYGQLLALYLLHNDMNNARYLWKRIPPAIKSANAELGAIWSVGKRIWQRDFPGIYTKISAHQWSETIQPIMEALRDATRRRAFALVSQAYTSIVADDFAAFVGLPVEEAVKAVLEQGWQADFSTRMVMPKKPGVLEASFNRFIPSSEPAPVPPIPNEQQLARLTDYVAFLEN, encoded by the exons ATGCCCGTGGCGGTCATGGCAGAGAACTCCTTCAGCTTCAAGAAGCTCCTGGAGCAGTGCGagacccaggagctggag GCCCCTGGAGGAATCGCAACACCTCTTGTTTATGGCCAACTTCTAGCTTTATACCTGCTGCATAATGACAT gaataaCGCACGGTATCTTTGGAAAAGAATCCCTCCTGCTATCAAATCT GCAAATGCTGAACTAGGTGCAATTTGGTCGGTAGGAAAAAGAATCTGGCAGAGAGACTTTCCAGGAATCTATACAAAAATCAGTGCGCATCAGTGGTCCGAGACGATTCAACCAATCATGGAAGCACTTAGAG aTGCAACTAGGAGACGAGCCTTTGCACTGGTTTCTCAGGCATATACCTCAATAGTTGCAGATGATTTTGCAGCCTTTGTCGGGCTTCCTGTAGAAGAAGCTGTGAAAG CTGTATTAGAACAGGGCTGGCAAGCAGACTTCTCAACTCGTATGGTAATGCCTAAAAAGCCAG GTGTGCTGGAAGCTTCCTTTAACAGATTTATTCCTTCATCAG AACCTGCGCCGGTTCCACCAATTCCAAATGAGCAGCAGTTGGCCAGACTGACTGACTATGTTGCTTTCCTTGAGAACTGA